The Thiorhodovibrio litoralis genome includes a window with the following:
- a CDS encoding formylglycine-generating enzyme family protein yields MSDRPSQSNNPSVGQPSAGGADSGSSAGAKAAPRNVSTVAADLAIQQENEGLRLALREQERIVEELTNECRRLEDRLEDRYQDIDALRRELDRGERERKQTDERSSQIVDDGGSSDSSLPSAPSATSAKDTKKDGSSGAAKGSALGFGSGLVGGLLLAGLSVGGLWFGGILAPAGGISAAPEVAGPPEPTRPPVRPAPEAGTAASSATVTGTGTATGGEDALVSDVATVDTAAPISSTGPRDEAGMPEAGADQAAAETADQRASPESMALKVPDEPVAGMHTDAFLTDEATAPEMVVLEPSEFMMGNPVGMADSDARPVHKVSLDGFMIGAREVTFANYDRFVRETGARRPQDYGWGRGSRPVIDVSWDEARDYAKWLSEKTGQPYRLPTEAEWEYAARGGASSSFWWGIGSPASRALCFDCGTRWDQISTAPTGSFPPNPFGLYDTAGNVYEWTADCYHHNYNGAASDGSARIGPDCELRVTRGGSFNSPAGAMRSHARNRFAADARVDILGFRVARDLDAASQPEDSDGDGG; encoded by the coding sequence CCAACAATCCATCCGTCGGTCAGCCTTCCGCGGGCGGCGCGGACTCGGGCTCATCTGCCGGTGCGAAGGCCGCGCCGCGCAATGTCAGCACCGTAGCGGCCGATCTCGCAATCCAGCAGGAAAACGAAGGGCTGCGACTGGCGCTGCGCGAGCAGGAGCGCATCGTCGAGGAGCTGACCAACGAATGCCGCCGGCTTGAGGATCGGCTTGAGGATCGCTACCAGGACATCGACGCGCTGCGACGCGAACTCGATCGGGGCGAGCGGGAGCGCAAGCAGACCGATGAACGCTCCTCGCAAATTGTTGACGACGGCGGTTCGTCCGACTCCAGCTTGCCATCAGCACCAAGTGCGACCTCCGCAAAGGATACCAAAAAGGACGGTTCATCTGGAGCCGCGAAAGGTAGCGCGCTCGGTTTTGGTTCGGGTTTGGTGGGTGGTTTGTTGTTGGCGGGTCTGAGTGTGGGAGGTCTTTGGTTTGGTGGCATCCTGGCGCCGGCGGGCGGTATTTCCGCCGCGCCCGAGGTGGCTGGACCGCCGGAGCCCACGCGGCCCCCTGTACGTCCAGCCCCGGAGGCTGGCACTGCGGCTAGCTCGGCGACTGTTACGGGGACTGGAACGGCGACCGGCGGGGAGGACGCCCTGGTTTCAGACGTGGCGACAGTGGACACCGCAGCACCGATCTCCAGCACCGGCCCAAGGGATGAGGCGGGAATGCCCGAGGCGGGGGCGGATCAGGCCGCAGCGGAGACTGCAGACCAGAGAGCCAGTCCGGAAAGCATGGCGTTGAAGGTTCCTGATGAACCTGTTGCGGGCATGCACACGGATGCGTTCCTCACTGACGAAGCGACGGCACCGGAGATGGTGGTGCTGGAGCCAAGCGAGTTCATGATGGGAAATCCGGTTGGGATGGCTGACAGCGATGCGCGGCCGGTGCATAAGGTGAGCCTCGATGGCTTCATGATCGGTGCGCGCGAGGTGACCTTTGCCAATTACGATCGATTCGTGCGCGAGACCGGCGCGCGACGCCCGCAAGATTATGGCTGGGGACGCGGCTCGCGCCCGGTCATCGATGTCTCCTGGGACGAAGCGCGTGATTACGCCAAGTGGTTGAGTGAGAAGACCGGCCAGCCCTATCGGCTGCCGACCGAGGCTGAGTGGGAATACGCTGCGCGCGGCGGGGCCAGTTCCTCGTTCTGGTGGGGTATCGGCTCGCCGGCCAGCCGCGCACTCTGCTTTGACTGCGGGACCCGCTGGGATCAGATTTCGACCGCGCCGACCGGCAGCTTTCCGCCCAATCCATTCGGCCTCTACGATACGGCTGGCAACGTTTATGAGTGGACGGCGGATTGTTACCATCACAATTACAACGGGGCTGCGAGCGATGGCAGTGCCCGGATCGGGCCGGACTGCGAGCTGCGCGTTACGCGCGGCGGCAGCTTCAACTCGCCGGCGGGAGCAATGCGCAGCCACGCGCGCAATCGTTTTGCCGCCGACGCGCGTGTCGACATTCTCGGCTTTCGGGTCGCGCGTGATCTCGACGCAGCATCGCAACCCGAAGATAGTGACGGTGACGGGGGCTGA
- a CDS encoding PfkB family carbohydrate kinase, which yields MTGAETHPAALGMVSLGRRVPESQREPEPSRPGRMLGVGIAALDIVNQVASYPCEDQEVRATGQRIARGGNVANTLSVLSDLGWRCDWAGCYADDSGADFILSDLHRRGINTETAVRCAGSATPTSYITLSEATASRTIVHYRRLPELSADDFAAIPLDAYQWVHFEGRNAPETAVMIERVRREHPALPVSIEIEKPRPELARLFQPVSLLLFSRALVQQEIGAQTLPWDYLAAQQRRSGAALCVAPWGADGAYGIDKGGRQFFAPAAPPDQLRDTLAAGDVFNAALIDGLLHKRPVADAMTRANRIAGFKCGYSGLEGMIDAARDAGRV from the coding sequence GTGACGGGGGCTGAGACGCATCCTGCCGCGCTGGGGATGGTGAGCCTTGGTCGCCGAGTGCCTGAGTCCCAGCGCGAACCCGAGCCTTCTCGCCCGGGCCGCATGCTCGGGGTTGGCATCGCGGCGCTCGATATCGTCAATCAGGTCGCGAGCTATCCCTGCGAGGACCAGGAAGTGCGCGCCACCGGTCAGCGCATTGCGCGCGGCGGCAATGTTGCCAATACGCTGTCGGTTCTGAGCGATCTTGGCTGGCGCTGCGATTGGGCCGGTTGCTACGCCGATGACAGCGGCGCGGATTTTATCCTCTCGGATTTGCATCGCCGCGGAATCAACACCGAGACAGCCGTGCGTTGTGCGGGCTCGGCAACCCCCACCTCCTACATCACGCTGAGCGAGGCCACGGCAAGCCGGACCATCGTGCATTACCGGCGCCTACCTGAGTTGAGCGCGGACGATTTCGCCGCGATTCCGCTCGACGCTTACCAATGGGTGCATTTCGAGGGGCGCAACGCACCTGAAACAGCGGTCATGATCGAACGCGTGCGGCGGGAGCACCCGGCACTGCCGGTGTCGATCGAGATCGAAAAGCCTAGACCCGAGCTCGCGCGGCTGTTTCAGCCCGTGTCCCTGCTGCTGTTCTCCCGCGCCCTGGTGCAGCAGGAGATCGGCGCCCAGACCTTGCCCTGGGACTATCTGGCCGCCCAGCAGCGCCGCAGCGGGGCGGCGCTGTGCGTGGCGCCCTGGGGCGCCGATGGGGCTTATGGTATCGACAAGGGCGGCCGCCAGTTCTTCGCACCGGCTGCGCCGCCGGATCAGTTACGCGATACTCTTGCCGCCGGCGATGTTTTCAATGCCGCGCTGATCGACGGACTGCTCCACAAAAGGCCGGTTGCTGATGCCATGACGCGGGCGAACCGGATCGCAGGCTTTAAATGCGGTTATTCCGGCCTGGAGGGGATGATTGACGCGGCTCGCGACGCCGGTCGGGTCTGA
- a CDS encoding DUF2333 family protein, which translates to MTKETSAGRSDEQPNATSSRRKLPLGRIMAVLVILAMAAIGGLGAYWSLQPEPFEISKIEIPNIDTKEALKTPGVATVSSAINVAETLLGKPGGYISNDITPPGILIDNMPNWEYGVLTELRDSVRSLRNDFSRSQTQSIENDKLKLADSDFNFDANSYMLPSTESQYRDGINALKEYRAALISGTDQTARFYTRADNLRAYLMVVEKRLGSYAQRLSASVNDAELTASFTQTQGGAQVLEATSWTEVDNIFYEARGYTWALLHMMQAISIDFESVLAGKNALVSVEQIMRDLHGATMRKMSPVVLNGHGYGLLANHSLVMASYISRANAAVIDLRVLLETG; encoded by the coding sequence GTGACCAAGGAAACCTCTGCCGGCCGCTCGGACGAGCAGCCAAACGCAACATCATCACGCCGCAAACTGCCGCTCGGTCGCATCATGGCCGTGCTTGTGATCTTGGCAATGGCTGCCATCGGCGGTCTCGGCGCTTACTGGTCGCTGCAGCCAGAACCCTTCGAGATCAGCAAGATTGAAATTCCGAACATAGACACCAAGGAAGCGCTCAAGACGCCGGGCGTTGCCACTGTGTCTTCCGCCATCAATGTTGCCGAAACCCTGCTCGGCAAGCCAGGCGGCTATATCAGCAACGATATTACCCCGCCCGGCATCCTGATCGACAACATGCCGAACTGGGAATACGGCGTACTGACCGAGCTGCGTGACTCGGTGCGCTCGCTGCGCAATGATTTCAGCCGCTCTCAGACCCAGTCGATCGAGAACGACAAGCTCAAGCTGGCGGACTCCGATTTCAACTTCGACGCCAACTCCTACATGCTACCCTCGACCGAGTCCCAGTATCGCGACGGCATCAATGCGCTGAAGGAGTATCGTGCGGCCCTGATCTCCGGGACCGACCAAACCGCGCGTTTCTATACCCGCGCCGACAATCTCCGCGCTTACCTGATGGTGGTCGAGAAGCGCCTGGGCAGCTATGCGCAGCGCCTGAGCGCCAGTGTGAACGACGCCGAGCTGACCGCGAGCTTCACCCAGACCCAGGGTGGCGCCCAAGTGCTGGAGGCAACCTCCTGGACCGAAGTGGATAACATTTTCTACGAGGCGCGCGGCTATACCTGGGCGCTGCTGCACATGATGCAGGCAATTTCCATCGACTTCGAAAGCGTGCTGGCCGGCAAGAACGCCTTGGTCTCGGTCGAGCAGATCATGCGCGACCTGCATGGCGCCACCATGCGCAAGATGAGCCCGGTGGTGCTGAACGGCCACGGCTACGGGCTGCTCGCCAATCACTCGCTCGTCATGGCGTCTTATATCTCGCGCGCCAACGCCGCCGTCATTGACCTGCGCGTATTGCTCGAGACCGGCTAG
- a CDS encoding Na+/H+ antiporter subunit E, giving the protein MPRDQRRFKPETRPETSAQQLLTRSLLFAALWMVLTRADPASWVIGVPAVLAATWASVRLGFKAPRPTARGPAGSGLGLASLDLATSTLARPRARQARLASWLAIDVRRLLPFVLFFVVASARGGLDVAGRILARTLDIAPGFITYRIRLRHPGARILFIDLISLLPGTLSADIEGSDRLVIHVLDVGSDNFRELAQLELQVALLFREPGGAGAY; this is encoded by the coding sequence ATGCCCCGAGACCAGCGTCGATTTAAGCCAGAGACCCGGCCAGAGACGAGTGCGCAACAGTTGCTCACGCGCAGCCTGCTGTTTGCTGCGCTCTGGATGGTGCTGACCCGGGCTGACCCGGCCTCCTGGGTTATCGGCGTGCCGGCGGTGCTGGCTGCGACCTGGGCAAGCGTGCGCCTTGGATTCAAGGCACCGCGGCCGACGGCTCGCGGACCAGCGGGCTCCGGTTTGGGTCTTGCCTCGCTCGACCTGGCTACCTCGACACTCGCGCGACCGCGCGCGCGCCAGGCGCGGCTCGCCTCCTGGCTCGCCATTGATGTGCGCCGGTTGCTCCCTTTTGTGCTGTTTTTTGTCGTGGCCTCTGCGCGCGGCGGGCTCGATGTCGCCGGGCGGATTCTGGCACGGACGCTGGACATCGCCCCGGGTTTCATCACCTATCGCATCAGATTGCGCCATCCAGGGGCACGCATCCTGTTTATCGACCTGATCAGCTTGCTGCCCGGCACGCTGAGCGCCGACATTGAGGGGTCCGATCGCCTGGTCATTCATGTCCTGGATGTCGGCTCGGATAATTTTCGCGAGTTGGCGCAGCTCGAGTTGCAGGTCGCGCTGCTATTTCGCGAGCCCGGCGGCGCGGGAGCCTATTGA
- a CDS encoding monovalent cation/H+ antiporter complex subunit F, with the protein MATMMLVFASLLLATMGVGLVRALRGPTPADRLLAVQLIGTASIGVLLLLAAALSMPALADVALVFSLLAAVAVAALTRRRA; encoded by the coding sequence ATGGCGACCATGATGCTGGTGTTCGCGAGCCTGCTACTGGCGACCATGGGCGTGGGTCTGGTGCGCGCGCTGCGCGGGCCGACGCCCGCAGACCGTCTGCTTGCGGTGCAGTTAATCGGTACCGCGAGCATCGGCGTGCTGCTGCTGCTGGCTGCCGCGCTGTCCATGCCGGCGCTTGCGGATGTGGCCTTGGTGTTCAGCCTGCTGGCCGCCGTGGCGGTGGCCGCGCTAACCCGGCGCCGCGCATGA
- a CDS encoding monovalent cation/H(+) antiporter subunit G, translating into MIWFSLAFSAALIAAGLAFFAAGTLGLLRLPDIFTRLHALTKADNLGLGLIILGLTPWAPNLWYVLELALIWLLVLLGGATGAHLIARRALHGDGEDPQ; encoded by the coding sequence ATGATCTGGTTCTCGCTGGCATTCTCCGCCGCCCTGATCGCTGCTGGTTTGGCGTTTTTTGCCGCCGGCACCCTCGGTTTGTTGCGTCTGCCGGATATTTTTACCCGGCTGCACGCGCTCACCAAGGCTGACAATCTCGGCTTGGGCTTGATCATCCTTGGCCTCACGCCCTGGGCGCCGAACCTCTGGTACGTGCTTGAGCTGGCGCTGATCTGGCTGCTGGTGCTGCTCGGCGGCGCGACCGGCGCGCATCTGATTGCCCGGCGTGCCTTGCACGGCGACGGGGAGGACCCGCAATGA
- a CDS encoding Na(+)/H(+) antiporter subunit B: MSATMASGPALLAFDLLMLSTLLALAVATLSSRDPRRAAILFIVFGLWLSLVWARLGAPDVALAEAAIGAGLGGALMLAAARRAVASQGSALSAADETEADLAAQEGMTSAGGQARASEAESASAPASAPVPESPSPESTPLPESVPAPESAPAKAEVPSGERRLVQAELELTQPEVETDQLAASASAEQPKLEADQPEAEKSKPSRHRSKRSKSKQQPGDSQPDSGGSLEP, encoded by the coding sequence ATGAGCGCGACCATGGCGTCAGGCCCCGCATTGCTCGCCTTTGACCTGCTGATGCTCTCCACCTTGCTCGCCCTGGCGGTTGCCACTCTGAGCAGTCGTGACCCGCGCCGTGCCGCCATTTTGTTCATCGTCTTCGGGCTCTGGTTGTCCCTGGTTTGGGCGCGACTCGGCGCGCCCGACGTCGCTCTGGCGGAGGCGGCCATCGGCGCAGGCCTGGGCGGGGCGCTGATGCTCGCTGCCGCGCGGCGCGCCGTCGCGAGTCAGGGCTCAGCGCTGTCCGCAGCGGATGAAACTGAGGCTGACCTGGCTGCGCAAGAGGGGATGACCTCTGCTGGGGGCCAGGCTCGCGCTTCCGAGGCGGAATCGGCCTCAGCACCCGCATCGGCCCCCGTTCCCGAATCCCCATCGCCGGAATCGACTCCATTGCCCGAATCAGTCCCAGCACCCGAATCGGCTCCAGCAAAAGCTGAAGTCCCTTCGGGCGAGCGGAGATTGGTTCAGGCTGAACTGGAGCTGACACAGCCTGAGGTCGAAACGGATCAGCTTGCCGCATCGGCCTCGGCCGAGCAGCCCAAGCTGGAAGCCGACCAGCCCGAGGCAGAAAAGTCCAAGCCGAGCCGGCACAGGTCGAAACGGTCGAAATCCAAACAGCAACCTGGGGACTCGCAGCCAGACTCAGGCGGGAGCTTGGAGCCATGA
- a CDS encoding MnhB domain-containing protein — protein MNRLEPKPQRSASILVVVLLALLAALLQWVFFTHQMQAPDGELAALAGAELPRTGVTNPVTAVLLSYRAVDTLLELAVLLAALLGIWALGAPSRGYQRAGPVYAGMVSWVVPLLILTAGYLLWIGAKAPGGAFQAGALLAAAGVILRLGGSARGGLPGASARRWLAVAGIGVFALVGLATMLAGRGFLNYPEPWAGWLILLIETFATVTIATLLTAAYVGNEE, from the coding sequence ATGAATCGGCTGGAGCCCAAGCCGCAGCGTTCTGCCTCGATTCTCGTCGTGGTGCTGCTGGCATTGCTCGCGGCCTTGTTGCAATGGGTGTTCTTTACTCACCAGATGCAGGCGCCGGACGGCGAGTTGGCCGCCTTGGCGGGGGCCGAGCTGCCGCGCACCGGAGTGACCAACCCGGTGACAGCTGTGCTGCTGAGCTACCGCGCGGTCGATACCCTGCTTGAGCTGGCAGTGCTGCTCGCGGCGCTGCTCGGCATCTGGGCGCTGGGTGCGCCCTCGCGCGGCTATCAGCGCGCCGGGCCTGTCTATGCCGGCATGGTGTCCTGGGTGGTGCCGCTGCTAATTCTCACCGCCGGCTATCTGCTCTGGATCGGCGCCAAGGCTCCTGGCGGGGCCTTTCAGGCCGGTGCCTTGCTGGCTGCGGCTGGGGTCATTTTGCGCCTCGGCGGCTCCGCGCGCGGCGGTCTGCCGGGTGCCTCGGCACGGCGCTGGCTGGCGGTGGCGGGAATTGGCGTCTTTGCCCTGGTCGGGCTCGCCACCATGCTGGCTGGGCGCGGGTTCCTGAACTATCCCGAGCCCTGGGCCGGCTGGCTGATTCTGCTGATCGAAACCTTCGCGACTGTGACGATCGCGACTTTGCTGACGGCGGCTTATGTGGGGAATGAGGAGTGA
- a CDS encoding NADH-quinone oxidoreductase subunit K: MMNTEFLYAGAGFLLYVLGIWSFLLHRTLLRKLIALNVMGAGVFHLLIALAGRGAPPTDPIPHALVLTGIVVAVSATALALAFGRALDQLGEAATDD, translated from the coding sequence ATGATGAACACCGAATTCCTTTACGCTGGTGCCGGCTTTCTGCTGTACGTGCTCGGCATCTGGTCGTTTTTGCTGCACCGGACGCTGCTGCGCAAGCTGATCGCGCTTAATGTGATGGGTGCGGGCGTGTTTCATCTGCTGATCGCGCTGGCGGGGCGCGGGGCGCCGCCGACTGATCCGATACCCCATGCGCTGGTGCTGACAGGCATTGTGGTCGCAGTCAGTGCGACCGCGCTGGCGTTGGCTTTCGGTCGCGCCCTGGATCAACTCGGGGAAGCTGCCACCGATGACTGA
- a CDS encoding complex I subunit 5 family protein, whose protein sequence is MTDTLALALVLPLGGALLAVALPGQAARFGLLAVVLNTLNTAALIVGVWQQGVLRADFGGWGAPLGIGYLADGLAAAMLGMTALVTLAISVQAGGYFRDPARARHFWPLWLLLLTSLNGLFLSSDLFNLYVNLELLGLTAAALGALGGQRAALEANLRYLLVGLLGSMTYLLGVALVYGAFGTLDFAQLTEQLAAGTNSPGPIAATALGLMVMGLALKAALFPLHFWLPPAHGSAPAPVSAALSALVVKAAFYLILRLWLEVLAPLTTPGASNLLGLLGAGAVLWGSWQALRAERLKLLAAYSTVAQLGYLFLFFPIMQGLPAGETRENLLAALALMALTHGFAKSGLFLAAGFVQQQAGHDRIAELSATLQRLPATTLALALAGTALIGLPPSGSFNAKWLLLSGAFSTGQWWWVLVLLAGTLLAVAYVFRLLARAFGLEPTPRQFFTQARAEVPALLLGATAVVVLGLGTAPLWRLLGADGGLG, encoded by the coding sequence ATGACTGACACCCTCGCGCTGGCCTTGGTTCTGCCCCTGGGCGGTGCGCTGCTGGCGGTGGCGCTGCCGGGTCAGGCCGCGCGTTTTGGCCTGCTGGCGGTGGTGCTCAATACCCTGAATACCGCGGCGCTGATCGTCGGCGTCTGGCAGCAGGGGGTCCTGCGCGCGGATTTCGGCGGCTGGGGGGCGCCGCTCGGCATCGGCTATCTGGCCGACGGGTTGGCGGCGGCCATGCTGGGGATGACAGCACTGGTTACCCTGGCCATCAGTGTCCAGGCTGGCGGCTATTTTCGCGATCCCGCCCGCGCGCGCCATTTCTGGCCGCTGTGGCTGCTGCTGCTCACCTCCCTGAACGGGCTCTTTCTGTCGTCCGATCTGTTCAACCTCTATGTGAATCTGGAGCTGCTCGGGCTCACCGCCGCAGCCCTGGGCGCGCTTGGTGGACAGCGCGCCGCGCTCGAGGCCAATCTGCGCTATCTACTGGTCGGGTTGCTGGGGTCCATGACCTATCTGCTCGGTGTGGCGCTGGTCTACGGCGCTTTTGGCACCCTGGACTTCGCGCAACTGACCGAGCAGTTGGCGGCGGGCACCAATTCACCGGGCCCGATCGCCGCCACTGCACTCGGGCTGATGGTGATGGGGCTGGCGCTGAAGGCGGCGCTTTTCCCGCTGCATTTCTGGCTGCCGCCGGCTCATGGGAGTGCGCCGGCCCCGGTGAGTGCCGCGCTCTCGGCGCTGGTGGTGAAAGCGGCCTTTTATCTGATTCTGCGTCTGTGGCTGGAGGTGCTCGCGCCTCTGACCACCCCGGGCGCGTCCAACCTGCTCGGGCTGCTGGGCGCGGGCGCGGTGCTCTGGGGCTCCTGGCAGGCACTGCGGGCCGAGCGGCTGAAACTGCTCGCGGCTTATTCGACAGTCGCGCAGCTCGGCTATCTATTTCTGTTCTTTCCGATCATGCAGGGGCTGCCGGCTGGGGAGACGCGTGAGAATCTGCTCGCCGCCCTGGCCTTGATGGCGCTGACCCATGGCTTTGCCAAGTCGGGCTTGTTCCTGGCGGCGGGTTTTGTGCAGCAGCAGGCCGGGCATGATCGCATCGCCGAGCTGAGCGCGACCCTGCAGCGGCTGCCGGCGACGACGCTCGCCCTGGCGCTGGCTGGTACCGCGCTGATCGGCCTGCCGCCGAGCGGCAGCTTTAACGCCAAGTGGCTGCTGCTCAGCGGGGCCTTCTCAACGGGGCAGTGGTGGTGGGTGCTGGTGCTGCTGGCCGGGACGCTGCTGGCCGTGGCCTATGTATTTCGCCTGCTGGCACGCGCGTTCGGCCTGGAACCGACGCCGCGGCAGTTCTTCACCCAGGCTCGGGCCGAGGTGCCGGCGTTGCTGCTTGGGGCGACGGCGGTGGTGGTGCTGGGCTTGGGCACGGCGCCGCTGTGGCGCCTGCTGGGCGCGGATGGAGGTCTGGGATGA
- a CDS encoding complex I subunit 5 family protein, giving the protein MTPLFDSLLPIAILLSSLVPGLVIFLVAEDNRRLRVVLNMTGAIVKLLLVAVLVWGVYHDRSYGAELPLAPGLSLVLQADALSVLFVTLSTVLWLVTTVYAIGYLEHSPNRSRFFGFFSLCVTATIGIALAGNLFTFVVFYELLTLATYPLVSHRGTPDATAGARAYLAYTMGGGALLLVGAVWLQTLIGPVTFTQGGLLAEQPASLHPQFIAIFLLLLAGLGVKAALVPLHGWLPRSMVAPAPVSALLHAVAVVKAGAFGILRLVYDIYGEEVAHALGLLTILGVVASVTIIYGSMMALGQDGLKKRLAYSTVSQVSYIALGASIFGPVATIGGMVHLVHQGIMKITLFLCAGNYAETLGVHKVSEMNGIGRRMPWTTLAFSVGALGMIGIPPIAGFISKWYLGLGAVEAGVPWVLLVLAASTLLNAGYFLPILFRAWFREPPVDWPHEEIPRRRLETHASLLWPPLITAALCLMAGLFAAAPFSPLEWTELIAKREYGG; this is encoded by the coding sequence ATGACGCCGCTGTTCGATAGCTTGCTGCCGATCGCCATCCTGCTTAGCTCGCTGGTCCCGGGCTTGGTGATCTTTCTGGTGGCGGAGGACAATCGCCGCCTGCGTGTTGTGCTGAACATGACCGGCGCCATCGTCAAGCTGCTGCTGGTAGCGGTGCTGGTGTGGGGGGTCTATCACGACCGCAGCTATGGCGCCGAGCTGCCGTTGGCGCCGGGGCTCAGCCTGGTGCTGCAGGCCGACGCGCTCTCGGTGCTGTTCGTCACACTCTCCACGGTGCTGTGGCTAGTGACCACCGTCTATGCCATCGGCTATCTGGAGCACTCACCCAATCGCAGCCGCTTTTTCGGCTTTTTCAGTCTGTGCGTGACCGCGACCATCGGCATCGCCCTGGCCGGCAATCTGTTTACCTTTGTGGTGTTCTATGAGCTGCTGACGCTGGCGACCTATCCGCTGGTGTCGCATCGTGGCACGCCGGATGCAACCGCCGGCGCGCGCGCCTATCTGGCCTACACCATGGGCGGTGGCGCGCTCTTGTTGGTCGGGGCCGTCTGGCTGCAGACCTTGATCGGGCCTGTCACCTTCACGCAGGGCGGGCTGCTGGCCGAGCAGCCGGCAAGTTTGCACCCGCAGTTCATCGCCATCTTTTTGCTGTTGCTCGCTGGCTTGGGGGTGAAGGCTGCACTGGTGCCGCTGCATGGCTGGCTGCCGCGCTCCATGGTGGCACCGGCGCCGGTCAGCGCCCTGCTGCACGCGGTGGCGGTGGTCAAGGCGGGTGCCTTTGGCATCCTGCGGTTGGTCTATGACATTTACGGAGAGGAGGTCGCCCACGCACTCGGGCTGCTGACCATCCTGGGTGTTGTGGCCTCGGTGACCATCATCTACGGCTCGATGATGGCGTTGGGGCAGGACGGGCTGAAAAAACGTCTGGCCTACTCCACCGTCAGCCAGGTGTCCTATATCGCCCTGGGGGCGTCGATTTTCGGGCCAGTGGCGACCATCGGCGGCATGGTGCATCTGGTGCATCAGGGCATCATGAAAATTACGCTGTTTTTGTGCGCAGGAAATTATGCCGAGACCCTGGGCGTGCACAAGGTCAGCGAGATGAACGGCATCGGCCGGCGCATGCCCTGGACCACTCTGGCCTTCAGCGTTGGGGCCTTGGGGATGATTGGCATTCCACCGATTGCCGGTTTTATCAGCAAGTGGTATCTGGGCCTGGGCGCGGTCGAGGCGGGCGTGCCCTGGGTGTTGCTAGTGCTGGCTGCCAGTACCCTGCTGAACGCTGGCTATTTTCTGCCAATTCTCTTCCGCGCCTGGTTCCGCGAGCCGCCGGTGGATTGGCCACATGAGGAGATTCCGCGCCGTCGGCTGGAAACCCATGCCTCCCTGCTGTGGCCACCGCTGATCACCGCTGCGCTTTGCCTGATGGCCGGGCTGTTCGCGGCGGCTCCCTTCAGTCCGCTGGAGTGGACGGAGCTGATTGCTAAGCGTGAATATGGCGGTTAG